The Pyxicephalus adspersus chromosome 1, UCB_Pads_2.0, whole genome shotgun sequence sequence AAATGCATGAATTAATTAACACTCTTATGATCTTAGAAACATACCAAAACTGATACCATCCATACAAACCCAAACCCTATTGACACAGGCTCTTACTCTGACACCGTTAGGCTATGCCTATTATTTTCCTTACATCTCTTAGCTGCAGGATTAGTCTATCTATTGTGCTAAATTATGCGCTGTCTTtgctactccaatgacctactaatgagttcctcactcataacctcatcacacacacaactctagacttttctagagctgccctgactctctggaatggtctttcacatcctattcggcttgcttctactttctgcttgtTTAAAAGAGCCTGTAAAATCCATCATTTCAAACTTGCTTATCCATCTTCTGTTTtcctcctaaaccctcactactcgcccaccattccatatccccttcctattgtatgctctttccccaccttttagattgtaagctcttcgggacagggtccactcctcctgtgtcactgtatttgactgtctgtcatttgtaaccctatataatgtatattggcgctatataaatactgttattatttattaataataataataatatgtatgcttttccatcttttttcatctttgattaatatttctttatttaattttttgtttaatgggTGTACTGGTCAATTATGTTCCATAATGCAATACATAAGAGTGTAACAAACAAGATATTTACTGCAGTAAAAGCTTTTTTAACACAGCACTTTTAGATTTGTTCTATTCTATTGTCCTAGCAGGTCCCCAGTTTATTAGggcaaaatgcatttaaaagtgtTGTGCAACTACTGATCATATTTAAAAGAATTGTGTATGTACCAGAACATTATAACACCTTTTATTAGGTTTTAAGAACACTTTCATTTTGGAGCCACCTACATCAGTCCCTGACACTTTCATtccttttgtaattattttcaaaACAGATGCTGAACAAAGACAATGGGGTCAACAATATCTGCGTATACCAGTTGTGTAACATCCATGAAGCAGGCTAGTAACACAAATGTGGAAGAGGATGATTTGTTGGATGGAAGAGACGGAGAAGAAGATATTGCACAGTTTCCTTATGTTGAGTTTACTGGTCGGGACAGCATTACATGTCCTTCCTGTCAGGGAACTGGATGCATTCCAACAGGTAATTTCAAATGGCATTTACTGGTTATGGTTTACCATTAACAGTCTTCCTAATTTTCTGTGTGCAgtaaggattcttttttttttttttttttacctggagattAGATAATGGCAGGGTTTAGCCCCAAAGTCAAGGGAATGAAGTGTCTAGTAACACACCAAGACTTCTTCTGAATcggtaataacaataatattggtaataaCATAATAACACACAAATGGTGGTGTTTACTCCTGAGAAAGAATTCTTAGtttgaaatatttacctttttgacTGCCAAGGAAGCCTCTCACAGATCAGGGGAatcaaaaaggttaaaacaagcTCAGAGCAGCAAAAGACATGAGCTTGTTTCAAGATTACTCAGTTGGTTCTCCTCTGTAATGCAGAAGTGATCTAAACAGCTGTAAAACCACCCAGTTAAGTACTTCAGGGTTTCCAGCTGTTTGCGTCCAAGCTCTGTATTGTCATTTGCTCCTCTACATTAGGAAGTACTAAAAATTTTGTGCTCACTTTGACAGAGTAATAGCAAGGGAGAAGTCAGCATCGTGGAAGCAAGTTACGGCTTTACACAGACACTAAATCGGCAAAGTGACAATATCTCTATAAtatatagtaagaaaaaaatgtgctaattcTAGATTTTGATCATATTTATTGCCATGTTTTccccataaaatacattttcaagtttaatttcttttttggttCTTTGATGAACACTTCCAGCCCATTTCAAACATTTCCTATCTCTATGCAGAAAACTCAGAAACTCAATTCTCTGGACCTTCTTCTTTAAAGTAACAGCAAGCACACTGCTTGTGCGGTGTGTCAGTATGACTACTTCCCTACAAGAAGGAAGTGAATTCTGCATAACAGCATGGAAGTGCAAAATTGTACGAGGCAAATGCCTAAAAGTTCCTTTATTTTAGGATTTCCAGGGactcttttgtaataaaatctaaattaaaaaaagactgaaaacaacATGCCATTTACACGTTTTATTTAGCATGATAAAAGCTTATGGGACATTTTAGGAATTGGGTAAAACTAACATTAATGGCTATTTAGTTTTGAAATAAATCCCTTCACTGACATATCATTAGGTCCAAAAGCTTCAACAGCTCATACATTTTTTGATAGAGTATATAGAAGTTCATCCTAGAAGTAGAAGTTCATCCTATCTTGGTagcttttataattatttgtatacttgtaaaatatattatgtgtatttttgctTTACTACAGAGCAAGTGAACGAGTTGGTTGCATTAATACCCTACAGCGATCAGAGACTGCAGCCCCAGAGGACGTAAGTGTACTCTTTctatggaaatgtaaaataaaattctttaaatcacattttttttatttctagttacTTTTAAACATCTGTACATCCTCTATCTGTAATGGTAGTAATACAGCACAGCTTTATCATATCCTGGTGCTAGTTTTCCATATAATGCTATCTTTGTTCCTGTCATCATGGACCACCTTGCTATGCAAGACAAAATCCACTGAGGCCAATAGTTACGTTATCTTCTAATTATCTactcaaaaacactttttaaaaagcaatcttacatacaaataaaagtttttgtattcCTAACTTCTGTTAAAAATGCACCTCAACATACGAATCTATTAATACCAAATAAACACGTCTCTGTCCTACAGTTACAGTCAACAAATGAGCAGAAAACATAATTTGCAAAATAGATTGTTGTTTATAATTGGAAgaaaattacctttacattatTCTTTTATGTATAGCCATACTTTTTGAATCGTTGCTGCTTTGGTGCaataataattcttaaaaaaacatgtaccCAACACAACTcaatatgcattttgttttgtgtttatttcttaaCAGAAAGCTTTATGTTGTGCTGTCGATACTGATGTGTCTCTTAATATGTGGATTGGTAGTGTTCTTTCTGTTTCCACGCACTGTGGGGGTGCAGGATGGCGGCATTCGAATGGTAAAAGTGTGGTTTGATAAGGAAAATTCCATTGTCAACCTTGCTATGACggtaattacctttttttttttttttttttacgataaATAGAAATGCAGCCCCATTAAATGTACGGTCAATTTCTAACCAACCAAAAAGGTTATTAAAGTTTAGTCTGCTTGCCTTCCATAGTTCTGACTTTTACCCCTCATTAACATTctgaaatgaaatgaataaaacttttccattttgaTCACGTAAATTAGTTTAGACCTAGTGACTGTCATTCCTGGGTCTCTGTGCTCTTCTAAGCAATGCAGAAAGATGGAAGAGCCTGGCAGCATGTTGTACATAGCTTCTAAAAAacatgacaccccccccccccacatgccACTATGGAAAAGTAATCGTCTAATAGAGACACCTGTTTGACAACTGTCTAATTGGGGATTTCATATTGATATGGAGATATCTCCTCTCATTTTCTGTTATGTATCTGAGACAGATGTTTTCCAATTTGAATTTTCCAAAAAATGACAAaggttataattattttatttacccaaaACAAAAGATACAACTATATAGGAGATACTCTTTAAGAATAAAGGTGGAAAAAAGCTTGATTGCTGTTATGAATCAGTACCAATAAGACAATGAAGGGCACTTTTGACTACTTTTGTCtgctgtgcttttatatatttatacacttgttttttgtattgcagaGTACCCTGGGGTTCACCAATTCCAACTTTTATTCAATATCTGTGGATAGCCTGATTAGCCAAGTACAATACATGAACACTGTTATTGGAACTCAACAGCAGACAAATGTGTCAGTTGTTCAGCCACTCAGCGAGAAATTGGTAAATCATCTGAATTTTTCTTGGCTTGTGTTGCCTTGCAGTTCTGTCTCTGTGTGTAGTCAAACAGATTGACTCATTGTCAAGGTGTCCATATAAATTAGTTAACAGCATCTCAGCATAACTAAACTGGACTACTGATGACTGTGGTTAAGCCCCCAATGGCTCCAGATAACAAACAAATCAGCCCAGTTAGAAACCCTTGTTAAACAGTATTACAGTATTGTTTCAATAAGATTGGCAGGTGTAGGGACTGCCTGGTCTCTTTCTCATCTCTATTGCCAAAACACGAATACTCATGCACAGACCAttgttgatttaaaaagaaaatctgctcCAAAAGACATCAGTTAGATATTACACTTGCACTGTTTCCAGATGGGAgtcatttaaaaagaatgcaatATAATTGTATGCTCCAGTAAATGCCCTGGTTTTCTGTTTAATCTGGGTTCTGATAATATTAGAAAACTACAATATGCAGATGCTATTTTATTAATTGAATTTTGTATCTCTCAGGTGAATTTCACAGTCAAACTGGAGCTGGGTGGAAGCCTTTCCTATTTATAGTAAGTATTATATCTTAATTCTAAAGcctaaatgttctaaatgttgATGAAGCTTTTTGCAACATAGTAGGTAAGTAGGGCCAGTGGCTTACTCTTTAGAGTaattagaaattagaaattaATATGTGTAGAGTGTAGAGCACTCTTCTGTCTTAGAACCTAGCAACCAATTAAGACAGCgttttgctgtatatatttatgttcaaAACATACATAGAGGTACTATTGTGGTTGCTTTCTCTTcttaaagtatttgtttttggaTACAGTGGCTGCAATTCTGTGTTCTGTCTTAGACCAAATATGCAGATTAGGAGCTTCTGATGTTAGCAGACGGTTGTTAGTTCCAGGTCAGTGTTGCAGAGGAATTTCTAGATGATTCTTGCTCTGATATTTTCTATTGCCTGCCTCAGATAGAGGTACTGGGTAAATTAGCTCTTTATTGCCACAGGGTGACATAGAATGATTCCACATAGTATCCTATGCTCTGCTATTTAGGACCACAATTGATAGCACAAGGCTGTAATTCAGGTCCTTGTTAAGACATACTCCGATAAATGTTGTGAGGGATTTTTTGAAGCCTTGATAACTTCGTCTGTATGTTCATAAAATTGGATTGTTTATAAATAAGTTTTTACAAGTAgtggcttaaagaggaactgaacacTTAAAGCAGTGTCCAAAACATGGAAAACAGAGGGTAAATCCCTATTTACCAGTATTGTTTGTAGTGCCCTACAGTGGAGCTTAAGTCCTACTTTGAAattttgcaatcaggcaggtggtaATTACAGAAatagacaggcaatgtccatagCTATTCTGGCCTACCTGATCCCTGTCCTGATCCCAGTCAggttttgctgagctgcacatgcgtaGCTCAGTGTTTGTTGACAGGGATGCCTAGCAGTCCTGGCTTCGCTTATGGAATTAATAAACTCGCGAGTGCCTGTGCAGGATTTACCTTATCCCGGCCctaccaatcaagatggctaaagattggaATGCGCGGaagagaggaagaaggaagatggcagtgcctgtgaatatatatatatatgaatatatatatatatatatgaatatatacacatacacaatacagcctgtatcgatcaaatgttcgttcatcacgcatgctcagaacatacacgatcactgaatgaccgtacacacgatagatggtcaacgatcgtcgtccaatccgatccgctggtccggtcgttcatttccaacgactatcctcgttcgtcggcgtcgttggttactttttttacaaacgatttttggccaatcgttcgttcgtcgttcatttacaacgataaaaattggacgtgtgtacgcagctttatacatCATAGCAGTGCTCaaaccagaaatttttttaagccaggtgggaagaaattgtaggtgggtggcagcacctgtattgtgaccaaacgcttcagtaaccacccaaaaacagccgggtgggtgctaaaaagtgccgggtggtgcgcccagctaaaagggcccaGGGAGAACCCTGTCATAGTAAATACTCACTTTTTGAgtgtaggttcactttaaaaattaaCACTCCTGTTATGATTGTTGGGTCGTGGGTATGATGCTCAGAACTAGTATACTAGCatcatggagtttgtatgtagTTTATATAGTTACAGGCAAAAAAGGCAGACTAATTGCCTTTCACCAAAATTTGACCACATTAGTGTTTCTCTATGACTGTGTTTGGAACACCTAGATTGTAATTAACATCAATGTGTGTTCCACAAACAACATGCAAAACTTTGTAGTTTTTGCACAGGGGAATACTTTGATTTATAAAGCTCATACAATACGTTTTTTAATGGCTTTTACTATGTGCAGCTGTTGGGGTTGCTAGTTGTATAATTTCTTACAtaacaatgttttaatattacatttcactATGTAATAAAGTCTATATTTGAGCAAAAAGCtgtggctttattttttaatttttttttctttttcccactAGCAACTTTTGCACATTATCTTCAGTGAAAGTGCACAACATTGTTGTATTTGTGAGGTATGTACTGCTTCACTTGTTACAAGAATATATGAAcaagaaacattaaaatgcatatgaaaCAGATTTCTGAAATACAAGATCTAGCAAGTATTTCTTTAACtgttctttcaaaaaaaaataaaagcagtattaaactaaaaatacagaataatttgGGGAATGTTTTCTCGTTTCATATGAGGAAATTGTCTTTTTTAGGGTGTCACTGAATTAATGAATATGGCTTATTCCCACCATTGAGATTTCACATGCATGTGGCTTGTTGCTTAGAATCCATGGAGGGACAGGGACACTACACGATGTATTGTTTGAGCACTGCAGCTAGCAACCCGACTAGAAGTGCATATATCCAAAACATAGGTACATTAAGGGTCTAAATTCACCTTTTCAGTGATGTGCCTTGCAATAACACAAGGCACCCATCTATTTAAAGTAACACAGCTCAACTTTTGTACATTGCAGTGCATAAGACACAACTGTATGTTTTGCTGcactgcattgtaaaaaaattactagGTCCTAATTGCATCAGGTGACCAATCTGAATGAGCCGCCTTAATGCAACACCTATTAAAGTCTACGTTTATTAAAGCATCTTGCTTCAATGGGAAGATGTGAATGGAtccaaagataattttttttttttttagtttagtgaataTTTGTGGACGTTTGTGCAACATTATCCATATGCTGCTGGAATGCTGTGcaaaaagctttttaaagtaTTTCAAAAAGGATTGTTCTTGGGCCCGAGGTTTTAATACACTTATTACAAATGCTTGTACAGAAACATCTATGCATGTCTGATTATGCATGTAGCTTGGCAGCTGACACAATACATGAACAGTAGCTATTTCCtgcttttagattttcttttatgttgtaCAGCAGCTTCCTGTTTTCTTCTCAGAGTCTTCTAATTTTACAAACAATTCCTATTATTAAAAGATCTGCATTTGCACAGATCTTGTTCTTGTTTATCTATGTCTTTGGAGCGGTTCTCTGATCATATACATTCATGAACATATACTACCTATTATAGTTGTGCATTTActgtaaaattattaaatgaaCATGGTAAACTATATATTTAACTGGCTTTACAGTTAATAGCATTGATGATAAGCACCATAAACTAGCTAGACTGTTAagctaaatgtgtttttattttttatttttttcgctTTTTCCGAAAGAAGAGAACAGATCCTTAGAAGCTTTGTGCAAAAAGTGGGTACAGG is a genomic window containing:
- the TMEM106C gene encoding transmembrane protein 106C — its product is MGSTISAYTSCVTSMKQASNTNVEEDDLLDGRDGEEDIAQFPYVEFTGRDSITCPSCQGTGCIPTEQVNELVALIPYSDQRLQPQRTKLYVVLSILMCLLICGLVVFFLFPRTVGVQDGGIRMVKVWFDKENSIVNLAMTSTLGFTNSNFYSISVDSLISQVQYMNTVIGTQQQTNVSVVQPLSEKLVNFTVKLELGGSLSYLYNFCTLSSVKVHNIVVFVRTSVKFSYIGHTSQSSLETYQYIDCGANSTLLVDHHAL